From Bosea sp. NBC_00550, the proteins below share one genomic window:
- a CDS encoding DUF2161 domain-containing phosphodiesterase, whose protein sequence is METSLYGPVKRFLEGLGYTVKGEIGPCDLVGLRDDDPSVVVIGELKLTFNLELVLQGVDRLSLGDEIWLAAELSAKGRGRESDPRYRNLCRRLGFGMLGVSKSGRVDILVSPTAPIPRKDSRRRSRLVDEHKRRQGDPVAGGGTRKPIMTAYRQQALACAAAMSSGPQRPRDLKPSFPDAQKILRRNVYGWFERSGRGVYALTETGRSALATWLPQPSLRQEESVVSA, encoded by the coding sequence GTGGAAACGTCTCTTTATGGACCCGTCAAGCGCTTCCTCGAAGGCTTGGGTTATACCGTCAAGGGAGAAATAGGGCCCTGCGATCTCGTCGGGCTTCGGGACGATGACCCCTCCGTGGTGGTGATCGGCGAGCTGAAGCTGACGTTCAATCTCGAACTCGTTCTGCAGGGCGTCGACCGACTGAGTCTCGGCGACGAGATCTGGCTGGCCGCCGAACTGTCCGCCAAGGGCAGGGGCCGCGAAAGCGATCCGCGATATCGCAATCTCTGCCGGCGGCTCGGCTTTGGAATGCTGGGCGTTTCCAAATCCGGCCGCGTCGACATCCTCGTGTCTCCGACCGCGCCGATACCGCGAAAGGATTCCCGCCGGCGTTCGAGATTGGTGGATGAGCACAAGCGGCGTCAGGGCGACCCCGTCGCTGGCGGAGGCACGCGCAAGCCGATCATGACGGCCTATCGCCAGCAGGCGCTCGCATGCGCAGCGGCGATGTCATCGGGGCCGCAGCGGCCGCGCGACCTCAAGCCATCCTTTCCCGATGCCCAGAAAATCCTGCGCCGCAATGTCTATGGCTGGTTCGAACGCTCTGGGCGCGGCGTCTACGCGTTGACCGAGACGGGCCGCAGCGCATTGGCAACGTGGCTGCCCCAGCCTTCGCTGAGGCAGGAGGAAAGCGTGGTATCCGCTTAG
- a CDS encoding YciE/YciF ferroxidase family protein → MTPKPLDEMFLDMLKDVYYAEKQILKALPKMAKAATAPELKKAFETHREETEGQVERLGQVFEIIGKAPRAKTCDAILGILEEGKAVMEDYADSPALDAGLVASAQAVEHYEMARYGTLKAWAKQLGHNDAVTLLDATLSEETKTDKALTQLGMPANTAAVAKAA, encoded by the coding sequence ATGACACCGAAGCCGCTGGACGAGATGTTTCTCGACATGCTCAAGGACGTCTACTACGCCGAAAAACAGATCCTGAAGGCGCTGCCCAAGATGGCCAAGGCCGCGACGGCACCCGAACTGAAGAAGGCCTTCGAGACCCACCGCGAGGAAACGGAAGGGCAGGTCGAGCGGCTCGGCCAGGTCTTCGAGATCATTGGCAAGGCGCCCCGTGCCAAGACCTGCGACGCCATTCTCGGGATTCTCGAGGAAGGCAAGGCGGTCATGGAGGATTACGCCGACAGCCCGGCTCTCGACGCCGGCCTAGTCGCCTCCGCCCAGGCGGTGGAGCATTACGAGATGGCGCGATACGGCACATTGAAAGCCTGGGCCAAGCAGCTCGGCCACAACGACGCCGTCACGCTCCTCGACGCCACGCTTTCCGAGGAAACCAAGACCGACAAGGCCCTGACGCAACTCGGCATGCCTGCAAATACCGCCGCCGTCGCCAAGGCCGCCTGA
- a CDS encoding mechanosensitive ion channel family protein, giving the protein MDVAAAGGASPKRASARLIGAVVFATTLLASAFLGISSTARAETQAPVVLNLRGDETPETIRKMVDALSAPGRQVEIRVGGVASTVEPAAAPQEPAAKAKAKPKAAAPAPSMADEEESFQAEVNVLVDRFVDGVEYSATSIPTVTQLPGDWGQAWQRNLNGRSGPTPGWRVFGIICLALAIALAFRMATAGWFARKLRPAGPEFTPRLIASAWGLLQDVATILLALAVARIARNAWLPESDLANIALSTGANGAAIGALYIAVGRFLGSPGVPERRIMPLPRAERHFRRLVVYATLTPMIVTGILLAHHVSSGPRPVTGLIALTGLAITLFKIWWFYDGRHDLAVLVLSGSSEPGPIRRFIAAGTAWFYIATTAVLWMVSSAAAMMSNGGRWAEASALTQVAIVIIPILAVGIASLLRCHAMRQEAEHGASPMRRAGGAALRAAAVGLLWAVGFFILARLWAGLLLGVSSGQFAAVMRQIAGVAVFAFVGWVALVFLHAFFDAYKPQHRVVGPGDEDVAHEEGVPSRLATVLPVLRGVVLGAVLGLTILVVLSRLGVDIGPLLAGFGILGLAISFGSQALVRDIVSGVFFMLEDAFRVGEYVDTGRLKGTVEKISLRSMQLRHQSGQIHTVPFGQVQSLTNASRDWATVKFNVRLDHSADIEQARKAIKKVGLALLEDAEYGPHFIAPLKMQGVADITDQAIVIRLKFTGKPNQASMLQREALKRVYRALNEAHIPFASNAVTVRGGEGGSQSGAAAAIAAVPPPTPLAPAAS; this is encoded by the coding sequence ATGGACGTCGCAGCAGCTGGAGGGGCTTCTCCGAAGCGGGCTTCAGCCCGTCTCATCGGCGCTGTCGTCTTCGCCACGACCCTTCTGGCCAGTGCTTTTCTCGGCATCTCCAGCACGGCGCGGGCCGAGACGCAGGCGCCCGTCGTGCTCAACCTGCGCGGCGACGAGACTCCCGAGACGATCCGCAAGATGGTCGATGCGCTGTCGGCTCCGGGCCGGCAGGTCGAAATCCGAGTTGGCGGGGTAGCCTCCACGGTCGAGCCCGCTGCCGCTCCGCAGGAGCCCGCCGCAAAGGCGAAGGCAAAGCCAAAGGCCGCCGCGCCCGCGCCCTCGATGGCGGACGAAGAGGAGAGCTTCCAGGCCGAGGTCAACGTGCTGGTCGACCGTTTCGTCGACGGCGTCGAATACAGCGCGACCTCGATCCCGACCGTCACCCAGCTGCCGGGGGATTGGGGCCAGGCCTGGCAACGCAACCTGAACGGCCGCAGTGGCCCGACGCCCGGATGGCGGGTTTTCGGGATCATCTGTCTTGCGCTCGCCATCGCCCTCGCGTTCAGGATGGCGACCGCCGGATGGTTCGCCCGCAAGCTGCGGCCGGCGGGGCCGGAGTTTACGCCGCGCCTGATCGCCTCGGCCTGGGGGTTGCTCCAGGATGTCGCGACGATCCTGCTGGCGCTGGCCGTGGCGCGGATCGCCCGCAATGCCTGGCTGCCGGAAAGCGATCTTGCGAATATCGCCCTCTCGACCGGCGCCAACGGCGCGGCGATCGGCGCGCTCTATATCGCCGTCGGTCGGTTCCTGGGTTCGCCGGGCGTGCCGGAGCGGCGCATCATGCCGTTGCCGCGTGCCGAGCGGCATTTCCGGCGGCTGGTCGTCTACGCGACCCTGACGCCGATGATCGTGACTGGAATCCTGCTTGCACACCATGTCAGCTCTGGTCCCCGGCCGGTGACGGGGCTGATCGCGCTGACCGGGCTTGCCATCACGCTGTTCAAGATCTGGTGGTTCTACGACGGGCGGCACGATCTCGCGGTGCTGGTCCTGTCCGGATCGTCCGAACCCGGCCCGATCCGGCGCTTCATCGCGGCCGGAACGGCCTGGTTCTATATCGCCACGACGGCTGTGCTGTGGATGGTCAGCAGTGCCGCCGCGATGATGTCGAATGGCGGGCGCTGGGCCGAGGCTTCGGCCCTGACGCAGGTGGCCATTGTCATCATTCCGATCCTCGCCGTGGGAATTGCCAGCCTGCTTCGCTGCCATGCGATGCGGCAGGAGGCGGAACATGGCGCCAGCCCGATGAGGCGCGCCGGCGGCGCGGCGCTGCGGGCCGCAGCGGTCGGATTGTTGTGGGCCGTCGGTTTCTTCATTCTGGCGCGGCTCTGGGCCGGGCTCCTCCTCGGCGTGAGCTCGGGACAGTTCGCCGCCGTTATGCGGCAGATCGCCGGTGTCGCCGTGTTCGCCTTCGTCGGCTGGGTCGCTCTGGTTTTCCTGCATGCCTTCTTCGACGCCTACAAGCCGCAGCACCGGGTGGTCGGCCCTGGCGACGAGGATGTGGCGCATGAGGAGGGCGTGCCGAGCCGGCTGGCGACGGTGCTGCCGGTGCTGCGCGGCGTCGTGCTCGGCGCCGTGCTGGGCCTGACGATTCTCGTGGTGCTGTCGCGGCTCGGCGTCGATATCGGCCCGCTGCTCGCCGGTTTCGGCATTCTCGGCCTCGCGATCTCGTTCGGTTCGCAAGCCCTGGTGCGCGACATCGTTTCGGGCGTGTTCTTCATGCTCGAGGACGCTTTCCGCGTCGGCGAATATGTCGATACCGGCCGGCTCAAGGGCACGGTCGAGAAAATCTCGCTGCGCTCCATGCAGCTGCGTCACCAGAGCGGCCAGATCCACACCGTGCCCTTCGGCCAGGTCCAGTCGCTGACCAACGCCAGCCGCGACTGGGCGACGGTGAAGTTCAATGTCCGCCTCGACCATTCGGCCGATATCGAGCAGGCGCGCAAGGCCATCAAGAAGGTCGGGCTCGCCTTGCTGGAGGATGCGGAGTACGGGCCGCATTTCATCGCCCCCCTCAAGATGCAGGGCGTCGCGGATATCACCGACCAGGCGATCGTGATCCGGCTCAAGTTCACCGGAAAGCCCAACCAGGCCTCGATGCTGCAGCGCGAGGCGCTGAAACGCGTCTATCGCGCGCTGAACGAGGCCCACATCCCCTTCGCGTCCAACGCCGTCACGGTGCGCGGCGGCGAGGGCGGGTCGCAGAGCGGCGCGGCAGCAGCGATCGCGGCGGTGCCGCCACCGACCCCTCTCGCGCCGGCCGCGAGCTGA
- the aroQ gene encoding type II 3-dehydroquinate dehydratase: protein MVAVHVLNGPNLNLLGTREPGTYGAVTLAGVEERLRRRAEAAGVDLTFRQTNFEGELVTFIQEAGQAGAGVVINAGAYTHTSVALRDAIKGVDALTIEVHISNVHAREEFRHHSYMAPVCVGVICGFGVASYELAFDAIVPLLEKRAAKAA from the coding sequence ATGGTCGCCGTCCACGTCCTGAACGGACCCAACCTCAACCTTCTCGGAACCCGCGAACCGGGAACCTATGGCGCGGTCACGCTGGCCGGCGTCGAGGAAAGGCTGCGGCGCCGCGCCGAGGCCGCGGGCGTCGACCTCACCTTCCGCCAGACCAATTTCGAGGGCGAGCTCGTCACCTTCATCCAGGAGGCCGGGCAGGCCGGCGCCGGCGTCGTCATCAATGCCGGGGCGTATACCCATACGTCCGTGGCGCTGCGCGATGCGATCAAGGGCGTCGATGCGCTGACGATCGAGGTCCATATCTCGAATGTGCATGCGCGCGAGGAATTCCGGCACCATTCCTACATGGCGCCGGTCTGCGTCGGCGTGATCTGCGGCTTTGGCGTCGCGAGCTACGAACTGGCCTTCGACGCCATCGTGCCGCTGCTGGAAAAGCGGGCGGCGAAGGCCGCCTGA
- a CDS encoding DsbA family protein, with product MAFRTLTSLARACLRPAGLVLGLWLAASAAPAMAQGQPLSPEQRKAVTDLIRETILKNPEIIQDALVELERRNTVAQAEAQRGAVAAEKARITDPATSVIIGNPEGDITLVEFMDYNCGFCKRAMEDVTALTKADPKLRVVLKDFPILGPDSVEASRVAVAAKNQLQGQKYFDFHNKLMAVKGKVNAAKALEIAKEAGADVALLKKDMEAPATKAAIEDTVALGDRLGLTGTPAFIVGEEIVFGAVGQAALKQKIDSVRRCGKTDCAG from the coding sequence ATGGCTTTCCGCACCCTCACCAGCCTGGCGCGTGCCTGCCTGCGGCCAGCCGGCCTCGTGCTCGGCCTGTGGCTCGCGGCCTCCGCCGCGCCGGCCATGGCGCAGGGCCAGCCTCTCTCGCCCGAGCAGCGCAAGGCGGTCACCGATCTGATCCGCGAGACGATCCTGAAGAATCCCGAGATCATCCAGGACGCGCTGGTCGAGCTGGAGCGCCGCAACACGGTGGCCCAGGCCGAGGCGCAGCGCGGGGCCGTCGCCGCCGAGAAGGCCCGGATCACCGATCCGGCGACCTCCGTGATCATCGGCAACCCCGAGGGCGACATCACCCTCGTGGAGTTCATGGATTACAATTGCGGCTTCTGCAAAAGGGCGATGGAGGACGTGACCGCGCTCACCAAGGCCGATCCGAAGCTGCGCGTCGTCCTGAAGGACTTCCCGATCCTCGGACCCGATTCGGTCGAGGCCAGCCGCGTCGCCGTCGCCGCGAAGAACCAGCTCCAGGGCCAGAAGTACTTCGATTTCCACAACAAGCTGATGGCCGTGAAGGGCAAGGTCAACGCGGCCAAGGCGCTCGAGATCGCCAAGGAAGCCGGTGCCGATGTCGCCTTGCTGAAGAAGGACATGGAAGCGCCTGCGACCAAGGCCGCGATCGAGGACACCGTCGCGCTCGGCGACCGTCTCGGCCTGACGGGCACGCCCGCCTTCATCGTCGGCGAGGAGATCGTGTTCGGCGCCGTCGGCCAGGCCGCTCTGAAGCAGAAGATCGACTCCGTGCGCCGCTGCGGCAAGACCGACTGCGCCGGCTGA
- the accB gene encoding acetyl-CoA carboxylase biotin carboxyl carrier protein, which yields MATKSPIDPELVRELAELLNQTDLTEIEVEKGDLRVRVARSITATMQVPTAAPLPVAAIAPAIAAAAPTPAAAHPGAVTSPMVGTAYRRPSPEAKPFVEIGSVVKQGERILLVEAMKTFNDIVAPRAGKVTAIFVEDGQPVEYGEPLLVIE from the coding sequence ATGGCGACCAAGAGCCCGATCGATCCCGAACTTGTCCGCGAGCTGGCCGAGCTCCTGAACCAGACCGATCTCACCGAGATCGAGGTCGAGAAGGGCGATCTGCGCGTACGCGTCGCCCGCAGCATCACCGCGACCATGCAGGTCCCGACCGCAGCGCCGCTGCCGGTGGCCGCCATCGCCCCGGCCATCGCAGCGGCAGCTCCGACGCCGGCCGCCGCCCATCCCGGCGCCGTCACCTCGCCGATGGTCGGCACCGCCTATCGCCGCCCCTCGCCCGAGGCCAAGCCCTTCGTCGAGATCGGCAGCGTCGTGAAGCAGGGCGAGCGCATCCTGCTGGTCGAGGCGATGAAGACCTTCAACGACATCGTCGCCCCGCGCGCCGGCAAGGTGACCGCGATCTTCGTCGAAGACGGCCAGCCCGTCGAATACGGCGAGCCGCTGCTGGTGATCGAGTGA
- the accC gene encoding acetyl-CoA carboxylase biotin carboxylase subunit has translation MFDKILIANRGEIALRVLRAAKELGIATVAVHSTADANAMHVRLADESVCIGPPPARESYLNIPALIAACEITGADAVHPGYGFLSENARFAEILERHNITFIGPKAEHIRSMGDKIEAKRTAKRLGIPCVPGSEGGVSDDDEALRIAAEIGFPVIIKAASGGGGKGMKVVRSVEEMSVALSTARTEATANFGDDAVYIEKYLEKPRHIEIQVLGDGRGHAIHLGERDCSLQRRHQKVWEEGPSPALNAGERDRIGEVCAQAMAKLGYLGAGTIEFLYEDGEFYFIEMNTRIQVEHPVTEMITGIDLVNEQIRIAAGAPLSLKQSDIVIEGHAIECRVNAEHPATFRPSPGKIASFHTPGGLGVRVDSAAYQGYTIPPHYDSLVGKLIVHGRNRDECLMRLRRSLDEFVVDGVDTTLPLFRTLVRNPDILNGDYNIHWLEKFLAAGGMAEPEA, from the coding sequence ATGTTCGACAAGATCCTGATCGCCAACCGTGGAGAGATCGCGCTGCGCGTGCTGCGCGCCGCCAAGGAGCTCGGCATCGCCACCGTTGCGGTCCATTCCACGGCCGACGCCAACGCCATGCATGTGCGCCTCGCCGACGAGAGCGTCTGCATCGGCCCGCCGCCGGCCCGCGAGAGCTATCTCAACATCCCCGCCCTGATCGCCGCCTGCGAGATCACCGGCGCCGATGCGGTCCATCCCGGCTACGGCTTCCTCTCCGAGAACGCTCGCTTCGCCGAGATCCTGGAGCGGCATAACATCACCTTCATCGGCCCCAAGGCCGAGCATATCCGCAGCATGGGCGACAAGATCGAGGCCAAACGCACCGCCAAGCGCCTCGGCATCCCCTGCGTGCCCGGTTCCGAGGGCGGCGTCAGCGACGACGACGAAGCGCTGCGCATCGCCGCCGAGATCGGCTTCCCCGTGATCATCAAGGCGGCATCGGGCGGCGGCGGCAAGGGCATGAAGGTCGTGCGCAGCGTCGAGGAGATGTCGGTCGCGCTCTCGACGGCGCGCACCGAGGCCACGGCCAATTTCGGCGACGACGCCGTCTATATCGAGAAATATCTCGAGAAGCCCCGCCATATCGAGATCCAGGTTCTCGGCGATGGCCGCGGCCATGCCATCCACCTCGGCGAGCGCGACTGCTCTCTGCAGCGCCGCCACCAGAAGGTCTGGGAAGAAGGCCCCTCACCCGCCCTCAACGCCGGCGAGCGCGACCGGATCGGCGAGGTCTGCGCCCAGGCGATGGCCAAGCTCGGCTATCTCGGCGCCGGCACGATCGAGTTCCTCTACGAGGACGGCGAGTTCTACTTCATCGAGATGAACACCCGCATCCAGGTCGAGCATCCGGTCACCGAGATGATCACCGGGATCGACCTCGTCAACGAGCAGATCCGGATCGCGGCCGGCGCGCCGCTCTCGCTGAAGCAGTCCGACATCGTCATCGAGGGCCATGCCATCGAGTGCCGGGTCAATGCCGAGCACCCCGCGACCTTCCGCCCCTCGCCCGGCAAGATCGCCTCGTTCCATACGCCGGGCGGCCTCGGCGTGCGCGTCGATTCCGCGGCCTATCAGGGCTACACGATCCCGCCGCATTACGATTCGCTCGTCGGCAAGCTGATCGTCCATGGCCGCAACCGCGACGAATGCCTGATGCGCCTGCGCCGTTCGCTCGACGAGTTCGTCGTCGACGGCGTCGACACGACGCTGCCGCTGTTCCGCACGCTCGTCCGCAACCCGGACATCCTGAACGGCGACTACAACATCCACTGGCTCGAGAAATTCCTCGCAGCCGGCGGCATGGCTGAACCGGAAGCCTGA
- the glpK gene encoding glycerol kinase GlpK, protein MAARHILAIDQGTTSSRAILFNASLSVGATAQQEFPQHFPASGWVEHEPEDIWDSVLATAREAMSKGGLGASDVAAIGITNQRETTLIWDRRTGRAIHRAIVWQDRRTAQTCANLVAAGHEELVAARTGLRIDPYFSATKIAWLLDNVPGARRRAEAGELAFGTVDAFLLWRLTGGAVHATDATNAARTMLFDIGRGVWDAELLALFGIPAAILPEVRDCAAHFGDTVPELFGSPIPVRGIAGDQQAATIGQACFTPGMVKSTYGTGCFALLNTGDKPVRSKHRLLSTVAYQLGGKRTYALEGSIFIAGAAVQWLRDGLGIIEKASETGPLAEAADPEQDVYLVPAFVGLGAPHWDAHARGAMFGLTRNSGPREFARATLESVCYQTLDLIEAMHADWPEAGQGGRSVLRVDGGMVASDWTMQRLADILDLPVDRPTVLETTALGAAYLAGLDAGLLPEPERFADQWRLERRFSPAMAASQREHKVRGWHDSVRRTLSAR, encoded by the coding sequence ATGGCCGCCAGACACATCCTCGCCATCGATCAGGGCACGACTTCGTCGCGCGCGATCCTGTTCAACGCGTCCCTTTCGGTCGGCGCCACCGCCCAGCAGGAGTTTCCGCAACATTTCCCCGCTTCGGGCTGGGTCGAGCACGAGCCGGAGGATATCTGGGACAGCGTGCTGGCGACGGCCCGCGAAGCGATGTCCAAAGGCGGGTTGGGCGCGAGCGACGTCGCCGCCATCGGAATCACCAACCAGCGCGAGACGACGCTGATCTGGGACCGCAGGACGGGCCGGGCGATCCACCGCGCCATCGTCTGGCAGGACCGGCGCACGGCGCAGACCTGCGCGAATCTCGTCGCCGCCGGCCATGAGGAGTTGGTAGCTGCGCGCACCGGCTTGCGCATCGACCCCTATTTCTCCGCCACCAAGATCGCCTGGCTGCTCGACAATGTTCCCGGAGCCAGACGCCGTGCGGAGGCCGGCGAGCTCGCTTTCGGCACGGTCGACGCCTTCCTGCTCTGGCGTTTGACCGGCGGTGCCGTCCACGCCACGGACGCGACCAACGCCGCGCGCACCATGCTGTTCGACATCGGCCGCGGCGTCTGGGATGCCGAACTCCTCGCTCTCTTCGGAATCCCCGCCGCTATCCTGCCGGAGGTGCGCGATTGCGCCGCCCATTTCGGCGACACGGTGCCGGAGCTCTTCGGTTCGCCGATCCCGGTGCGCGGCATTGCGGGGGACCAGCAGGCGGCGACGATCGGGCAGGCCTGCTTCACGCCGGGAATGGTGAAATCGACCTACGGCACCGGCTGCTTCGCGCTGCTCAACACCGGCGACAAGCCGGTTCGCTCGAAACACCGCCTGCTCAGCACCGTGGCCTATCAGCTCGGCGGCAAGCGCACCTATGCGCTCGAAGGCTCGATCTTCATCGCCGGCGCGGCCGTGCAGTGGCTGCGCGACGGGCTCGGCATCATCGAGAAGGCGAGCGAGACCGGCCCGCTCGCCGAGGCGGCCGATCCCGAGCAGGACGTCTATCTCGTGCCGGCCTTCGTCGGCTTGGGCGCACCGCATTGGGATGCGCATGCCCGCGGCGCGATGTTCGGCCTGACCCGCAATTCCGGGCCGCGCGAGTTCGCCCGCGCGACGCTGGAAAGCGTCTGCTACCAGACGCTCGACCTGATCGAGGCGATGCACGCCGATTGGCCGGAGGCCGGGCAGGGCGGGCGCTCGGTGCTCAGGGTCGATGGCGGCATGGTCGCCTCCGACTGGACGATGCAGCGCCTCGCCGACATCCTCGACCTGCCGGTCGACCGGCCGACGGTGCTCGAGACGACGGCGCTCGGCGCGGCCTATCTCGCCGGTCTCGATGCGGGGTTGCTGCCGGAGCCGGAGCGCTTCGCCGATCAGTGGCGGCTGGAACGGCGCTTCTCGCCGGCCATGGCTGCGAGCCAGCGCGAGCACAAGGTCCGCGGCTGGCACGACAGCGTAAGGCGGACGCTGAGCGCAAGGTGA
- a CDS encoding pyridoxal phosphate-dependent aminotransferase: MIDLKTPIIPALAARAERVAPFIVMDVMNQAAAIERRGGSVVHMEVGQPSAPTPASIRAATARALEHGRIGYTQALGTDSLRARIARHYREAYGVEVPAERVVVTTGSSGGFILAFLACFQPGARVAITAPGYPAYRNILIALGLEPVAIEVGPETRFALTPELIERAHREKPLAGVLTMSPANPTGVVMAPEAIADVAACCRKLGLWYISDEIYHGLTYETPATTALAADPDAIIVNSFSKYYCMTGWRVGWLVVPERLVRTIERLQQNFSISVPYLSQVAGEAAFDATQECEAIKAGYAENRAFLLKALPEIGLGDFLPVDGAFYIYLDIGRYSNDSMSFCRSVLEEAGVAITPGLDFDEARGARTVRLSFAGSLAECEDAVSRIGGWLKKR, translated from the coding sequence ATGATCGACCTCAAGACTCCGATCATTCCCGCGCTGGCGGCGCGGGCCGAACGTGTCGCGCCCTTCATCGTCATGGATGTGATGAACCAGGCGGCCGCGATCGAGCGGCGCGGCGGCTCGGTGGTGCATATGGAAGTGGGCCAGCCCTCGGCGCCGACGCCGGCCTCCATCCGTGCCGCGACGGCCCGCGCCCTGGAGCATGGCCGCATCGGCTATACGCAGGCGCTCGGGACGGATTCGCTGCGGGCCCGGATCGCACGTCATTATCGCGAGGCTTATGGCGTCGAAGTACCGGCCGAGCGCGTCGTGGTCACGACCGGCTCGTCGGGCGGCTTCATCCTGGCCTTCCTCGCCTGCTTCCAGCCCGGCGCGCGGGTCGCGATCACGGCGCCGGGCTATCCGGCCTATCGCAACATCCTGATCGCGCTCGGCCTCGAGCCGGTCGCGATCGAAGTCGGCCCGGAGACGCGCTTCGCTTTGACGCCGGAGCTGATCGAGCGCGCTCATCGCGAGAAGCCGCTCGCCGGCGTGCTGACGATGAGCCCGGCCAACCCGACCGGGGTCGTGATGGCGCCCGAGGCGATCGCCGACGTCGCCGCCTGCTGCCGCAAGCTCGGGCTCTGGTACATCTCCGACGAGATCTACCACGGCCTGACCTATGAGACGCCCGCGACGACCGCGCTCGCGGCCGATCCCGATGCGATCATCGTCAACTCCTTCTCCAAATACTACTGCATGACCGGCTGGCGCGTTGGTTGGCTGGTGGTGCCGGAGCGGCTGGTGCGCACCATCGAGCGCCTTCAGCAGAATTTCTCGATCTCGGTGCCCTATCTCAGCCAGGTGGCGGGCGAGGCGGCCTTCGACGCGACGCAGGAATGCGAGGCGATCAAGGCCGGCTACGCCGAGAATCGCGCCTTCCTGCTGAAGGCCTTGCCGGAGATCGGGCTGGGGGACTTCCTGCCGGTCGACGGTGCCTTCTATATCTATCTCGACATCGGGCGATATTCGAACGATTCCATGAGCTTCTGCCGAAGCGTTCTGGAGGAGGCCGGGGTCGCGATCACGCCGGGGCTCGACTTCGACGAGGCGCGGGGTGCGCGCACGGTGCGTCTCTCCTTCGCGGGGTCGCTCGCCGAATGCGAGGATGCCGTCTCCCGCATCGGCGGCTGGCTCAAGAAGCGCTGA
- a CDS encoding M20 family metallopeptidase, producing MNQNDAAAALSVWVALESPTSHAAGLNGMMDLVQKEVDGLPISVERIPGRDGLGDMVVLRAGLDNGQPTVALMSHLDTVHPVGTSAKDLPVRIEGDRLYGPGVYDMKGGAWLALQAFKQVAVAGSARRPMVFLFTPDEEIGSPTSRGLIEELGRGSAAVLVTEPARQGGRIVTARKGVGRFDVRLEGRPAHAGSRHADGRSAIREAAHQILAVEAMTDYGRGITTSVALVGGGTAANVIPQHAWFSVDCRVTTLADGVTMENRILSLKPHDPDVQLKITGGMNRPPYEKSAPVAELFETARQVAARVGFDLQDCPMTGGGSDGNFTAALGVPTLDGLGIDGDGAHTLQEYALISSIAPRQALIKGLLETV from the coding sequence ATGAATCAGAACGATGCCGCCGCCGCGCTCTCCGTCTGGGTTGCGCTTGAAAGCCCCACCAGCCATGCCGCCGGGCTGAACGGCATGATGGACCTCGTGCAGAAGGAGGTCGACGGGCTTCCGATATCGGTCGAGCGCATTCCGGGACGTGACGGCCTCGGCGACATGGTCGTGCTGCGCGCCGGGCTCGACAACGGCCAGCCGACCGTCGCGCTGATGTCGCATCTCGATACGGTCCATCCGGTCGGCACCAGCGCCAAGGACCTGCCGGTGCGGATCGAGGGCGACAGGCTCTATGGCCCTGGCGTCTACGACATGAAGGGCGGCGCCTGGCTGGCGCTGCAGGCCTTCAAGCAGGTCGCCGTTGCCGGCAGCGCCAGGCGGCCGATGGTCTTCCTGTTCACGCCGGACGAGGAGATCGGCTCGCCGACCAGCCGCGGCCTGATCGAGGAGCTCGGCCGCGGATCGGCGGCGGTCCTCGTCACCGAGCCGGCGCGGCAGGGCGGCAGGATCGTCACCGCCCGCAAGGGCGTCGGCCGCTTCGATGTCAGGCTCGAAGGGCGCCCCGCCCATGCCGGCTCGCGCCATGCCGACGGCCGCAGCGCGATCCGCGAGGCAGCGCACCAGATCCTCGCGGTCGAGGCCATGACCGACTATGGCCGCGGCATCACCACCAGCGTCGCGCTCGTCGGCGGCGGGACGGCGGCGAACGTAATCCCGCAGCACGCTTGGTTCAGCGTCGATTGCCGCGTCACCACGCTGGCCGATGGCGTGACGATGGAGAACCGCATCCTCAGCCTGAAGCCGCATGATCCCGACGTTCAGCTCAAGATCACCGGCGGCATGAATCGCCCGCCCTATGAGAAGTCGGCGCCGGTGGCGGAGCTGTTCGAGACGGCGCGCCAGGTCGCGGCCAGGGTCGGATTCGATTTGCAGGACTGCCCGATGACGGGCGGCGGCTCGGACGGCAACTTCACGGCCGCGCTCGGCGTGCCGACCCTCGATGGGCTCGGCATCGACGGCGACGGCGCGCATACGCTGCAGGAATACGCGCTGATCTCCTCGATCGCGCCGCGTCAAGCGCTGATCAAAGGTTTGCTGGAGACGGTCTGA